From Oryza sativa Japonica Group chromosome 4, ASM3414082v1, one genomic window encodes:
- the LOC107280807 gene encoding uncharacterized protein — protein MAAGGGGGGGGGGGEGFEERVKRLFGSRLFDDVPGSSFPAASWSVAAGDVERRRWAKPSEARDEEEAREGADAADRGDTPCASAFYDDNGCLRAGTRRRRRSKQEEFEGDLDEEDEEEEEEEKERGGGGGKQQQEEDEEEGVRVSIGLDPTLDREEEEDKYDREAFGREDAFDRVYMNEIMDDGINMSINTVVPDILDDSVEEIHRFSRDPRADMGAASARLKEYDSSAKGGTCSLAQPNEFPSGRIQAMKTDDANVKPILKRKEEQGDSKPRKRVKFAADVKDQSAELPEQDEDSPMVPQSMDLVIGKDSSTPSESPGVPDYVKNPAKYTRYTLDTPECNDETNRRAFADLHDILRRMEPEPEAPPVEIPTSVTFIPRKKTIDAMTVDEGPKSNDANSSLIGLAAGASDETEQCEMDEDDPKALLPPQVQTNTKMNSRRYRSSRTDDE, from the exons atggcggcgggaggtggtgggggaggaggaggaggaggaggggaggggttcGAGGAGCGGGTGAAGCGGCTGTTCGGGTCGAGGCTGTTCGACGACGTGCCGGGGTCGTCCTTCCCGGCGGCGTCGTGGTCGGTGGCGGCCGGGgacgtggagcggcggcggtgggcgaagCCGTCGGAGGcccgcgacgaggaggaggcgagggagggggccgacgccgccgaccgcGGGGACACGCCCTGCGCCTCCGCGTTCTACGACGACAACGGGTGCCTCCGCgcggggacgcggcggcggcggcggagtaaGCAGGAGGAGTTCGAGGGCGACCTCGAtgaagaagacgaggaggaggaggaggaggagaaggagaggggtggcggcggcggcaagcagcagcaggaggaggacgaggaggagggggttAGGGTTTCCATCGGCCTCGACCCGACTCTGGATCGAGAG GAAGAAGAGGACAAGTATGACAGAGAGGCATTTGGTAGAGAGGATGCTTTTGACCGTGTATACATGAATGAAATCATGGATGATGGCATTAACATGAGCATCAACACTGTGGTGCCTGACATCCTTGATGATTCCGTTGAGGAGATCCACCGCTTCTCAAGGGATCCCAGAGCAGATATGGGTGCGGCATCCGCAAGACTCAAGGAGTACGATAGTTCAGCTAAAGGTGGCACGTGTTCTCTAGCTCAGCCAAATGAATTCCCAAGTGGCAGGATACAAGCAATGAAAACCGATGATGCTAACGTGAAACCTATACTGAAGCGGAAGGAGGAGCAAGGCGATTCAAAGCCAAGGAAACGTGTCAAGTTTGCTGCTGATGTTAAGGACCAATCGGCAGAGCTGCCTGAACAGGATGAAGATTCTCCCATGGTTCCTCAATCCATGGATTTGGTCATAGGGAAGGACTCATCCACTCCATCTGAGTCTCCTGGGGTTCCTGACTATGTTAAGAACCCTGCAAAGTATACACGTTACACTCTGGACACTCCAGAATGTAACGATGAAACTAACAGGAGAGCTTTTGCCGACCTGCATGATATATTAAGGAGAATGGAACCAGAGCCTGAGGCACCACCAGTTGAGATACCTACTTCAGTTACGTTCATCCCACGGAAGAAGACAATCGATGCAATGACAGTAGATGAgggtcccaaatccaatgatgCAAACTCATCTCTCATTGGTCTGGCGGCAGGTGCCTCTGATGAAACTGAGCAATGCGAAATGGATGAAGATGATCCTAAAGCATTGTTACCGCCACAGGTCCAAACCAACACGAAGATGAACTCCCGTCGTTACAGATCAAGTAGAACTGATGATGAGTAA